Genomic segment of Aliarcobacter trophiarum LMG 25534:
ATGAATGAAAAAATTGTTTTGACTGAAGAGTTTCTTGTTGCAAGGGGAGGGGAAAGAGATTGTTATATTCACCCTTTAGATTCTACAAAAGTTATAAAGGTTTTATATATAAATAATAAAACAAATAGAAATCAGAATACTTTAGAATATAAATATTTTAAGTTTTTAGAAAAACAAAATGTACCATTATCTCATATTACAAAATGCTATGGATATATAGATACAGATTTGGGAGAGGGTTTGATTTTTGATAGAGTATATGATTATGATGGAAAAACTTCTATGACATTTTTAGATATTATTATAAAAAATAGACTTACAAAAGATGTACGCGATAAAATGGTAGAAGAGTTGAAAGAGTATCTTTTCAAATATAATATTTTATTTGTTGACATAGCATTATATAATGTATTATGTTGTGAATATGAAAAAGATAGATATAAATTAGTAATAATTGATGGTTTAGGAGGAAGAAGAGTTGGAATTAAATTCTTTTTATATCTAAATTCAAAAATATTTACAAAGTATAAAATAAGAAAAAGTTGGAAGAGATTTTTGGTAGGCTATAATAAGAAACGATAGTACTAAAAATTTATATGGAATTGAAAATGAATGAAAAAGTGATTTTAAGTAATGATGATATATTTGATAAAGGTGGACTTAGAAAAGTTTTTGTACATCCAGAAGATAGTTCAAAGATAATAAAAGTAAGTAGTTTTGATGATAATGGGCAAAATGAACTAGAAGCTAGCTATTATAACCATTTAAGAACACAAAAAATATCTTATAAACATATTTCAAAATATTTTGGAGAGATTGAGACAAATTTAGGTCATGGAGTAGTGTTTGAAAAAACAACAAACTATGATAATACAAAATGCTTAGATTTAGAACAATTTATAAAACAAAAAATAGTTTCAAGATCTTATCTTGACGAGTTGATAACTGAGTTAAGAGATAATATTTTATCAAATAATATACTTTTTTATGATGTTGGTTTATCAAATATATTGTCTCAAGAGTATGAAAAAAATAGATATAAGCTTGTGATAATTGATGGGCTTGGTGGAAGATACAAAGAAAATCTAAATTTTCATTTAAGATTAAAATATAAATTTTTGTCTATTAGAAAAATAAAAGAGCAATGGGATAAGTTTGAAAAAGTATTTAAAAATGAAGCTGATATAGTATATGATAATATTTTTTTATGGGATAAATATTCAGATCAGCCAAATATTATAAAAAATAGAGAATTTAAAAAAAGAGTTAGAAAGCTACATCTAAATGATTTTATTAAAATGATATTTACTACAATTTATGTTTTACCTTTTTCTATACTTTTTATGAAGTTTTTTAAAGGTAAAATAGAAGTTTCAAATAAAGATTTTATAGGCCTTGGAGTGAATTTAGACAAAGATGACGGCAAAAGTACTCAGCAAGATTTAATAGAAGAATTAGGGGTTAAAAACCTAATAATAAGAGTACCACTTGGGGATATAGAAAATATTGAAATGTATGTAGATTTTGCAAAAAGTTTTAATCAAAAAAGTAAGAAAAATATTTTGATAAATATTATACAAAATAGAGAGAATTTACAAAATCATGCTTTATTAAGAAAAAATCTAGAAAATATTTTTGAGAACTTTAAAGATATTTCAGATGAGTATCAAGTTGGAACTACTATAAATAGATTAAAATGGGAGATATTTAGCATAAAAGAGGATTATATTCCTATGTTTGAAATAGCTCAATCTTTAAAAGAGCAAAAATATTCAAACATTAAACTTTTAGGGCCATCAGTTATAGATTTTGAATACTATTACAATGCTAGAGCGATGTTTAATCTAAAAAAAATAAAGTATGACATAACTTCAGCACTGCTTTATGTTGATAGAAGAGGAAGTCCAAAAAATAGACAATATGGTTTCTTTGATTTAAGAAATAAGATAGATTTATTATACTCTTTGGTAAGGTTAAGCCCAAAAACTTTAAGTGATAAGATCTATATAACTGAAACAAACTATCCTATAAGCAATACAGCTCCATATGCACCAACAAGTGAAAAAGAGTGTGTATCTCTTGAAAATTATACAAAATATATGTTAGAGTATTTTGAAATAGCAAAAAAGAGTAAGAAGATAAGAAGAGTTTATTGGCACCAATTAATAGCTACTGGTTATGGTTTAGTTGATAATAGAGATGGAAAAATAGTAAAATATCCACAATATTATGCCTTTAAAGAGATGTTGGAAAATAAGTAAAATATAAAAATAGATATAGATTTGAATTTTAGGAAAAAATATGAAAATATTTATAGAGATACCATCATGGCTAGGAGATGCAATTATGGCAACTCCAGCTATACAAAATATAATAAAAACTTACCCACAAGCTAAAATTATACTTCTTGGCTCTTTTGTATCAACAAAGGCTTTTGAGAATTACCCAAATATTGAGAAAATAGTAGTTGATGAGACAAAAAAGAGTGGAAATAGATATAAAAATTTGATAAATCTTGCAAAATCTTTGGGAAAATTCGATATTGCACTATCTTTTAGAAGAAGTTTTTCATCAAAGTTTATGATGTTTTTTATAAAAGCAAAGAGAAAGTTTAATTATAAAAGATTCACAAAAAAAGAGATACATTTAGCTATAAGATATAATGATTTTGTAAATAAAGTTTTAGGCTTAAATAATGAAGTAGGGGATTTGAAACTCTATTTTACTCCTTTTAAATATACAAAACCAACTTTGGGAATAAATCCAGGAGCAACTTATGGAAGTGCTAAAAGATGGTATCCAGAAGAGTTTGCAAAAGTTTCTGTATCTTTATCAAACAGATATGATATTGTGATTTTTGGAGGACCAACAGAGATTGATATTGCAAAAGATATTGAAAATGAGCTTCTAAAACAAGGAGTAAGAAATTATCAAAATTTAGCAGGAAAGACAACTATTCCTGAACTTATAGAAAAAATAGCTGGATTAGATTTATTTATTACAAATGATAGTGGTCCTATGCATATTGCAGCAGCATATAGAGTAAAAACAGTTGCCATTTTTGGGCCAACAAAATTTACAGAGACAAATCAGTGGCATAATGATGAAAATGGTTTGATTGTTACAAAAAATTTAGATTGTTCCCCTTGTATGAAAAGAGTTTGTCCTTTAAAACATCATAATTGTATGAAGTTAATAACTTCTGATGATGTTTTAAAAACTTTAGAAAGATTATAAAGTTGTAGCTTATTTTAATTATAATTTGATTATAGGTTTATTTATTTTTTATTAACTAAGTAAATATACTATTCGAAAGATTATTTCAAGGAGATATTATTTGAAAGTTTTATCTACAAATAAGTTAATTGTTTTTTCATCTATATTTTTTACACTTTTTTATAACTTTAAGTTTTTTAAAGATATGTTTGTAGCCTATGGTTTTGGTGGTTTAAACTCACTATATTTTCTGTCAACCGCAATTTTACTTATATCTTTGATGACTTTGATATTTTTAATATTTAGTTCAAAATATATAATTAAACCATTTCTTATAACTCTTTTTGTAATTTCAAGTTTTACGGCTTATTTTATGGATAGTTATAGTGTTGTTATTGATAGTGAGATGATAAGAAACTCTTTGCAAACAAATCTTAAAGAGTCAGCCGATTTGTTTAGTTTTAAACTTATTTTATATGTAATCTTTTTAGCAATTTTACCAACATATTTTATATATAAAACAAAAATAGAGTATAAAAGTTTTAAAGTTGAGCTACTTTCTAGATTAAAAATAGCTCTTTTAGCTTCTGTTTTAGTTTTAGTCATAGCTTTTAGTTTTAGTAAATTTTATACCTCTTTTTTAAGAGAACATAAACCTTTAAGATACAATGTAAATCCAATTTATTGGATATATAGTATAGGAAACTATATAAATAAAACTTTTGATACAGCACCTATTGAGTTAAAAGAGATAGGGCTTGATTCAAAAGTAGTAGAACCACTACAAGAACCAAAAGAGTTAATTATTTTAGTTGTAGGTGAAACGGCACGAGCAGATAGATTTTCATTAAATGGATATGCTAAAGAGACAAATCCACTTTTAAAACAAGAGGATATTTTGAGTTTTTCAAATATGAGTTCATGTGGAACTTCTACTGCTCACTCAGTTCCATGTATGTTTTCAATCTATCCAAAAGAGCAATATAGTTATAAAAAAGGAGTCTCTACAAAAAATGTTTTGGATGTTTTGAAAAATACTCAAGATATTGCAATTTTATGGAGAGATAATAACTCTGATTCAAAAGGAGTAGCTCTTAGAATTGATTATGAAGATTATCAAACATCAAAAACAAATACAATTTGTGATGAAGAGTGTAGAGATGAAGGGATGTTGGTTGGACTTGATGATTATATAGAAAAAAATAAAAATAGAGATATTTTAATAGTTCTTCACCAAATGGGAAATCATGGACCAGCATACTACAAAAGATATCCAAAAGAGTTTGAAAAATTTACTCCTGTTTGCAAAACAAATCAATTAGAAAATTGTACAAAAGAGGAGATAAGTAACGCTTATGATAACGCTATTTTATATACAGACTATTTTTTGAGTAAATCTATAAATTTATTAAAAAAGTATGAAGAGAGTCATGAAACAGCTCTTTTATATATGTCTGATCATGGAGAAAGCCTTGGAGAAAATGGTATATACCTTCATGGAATGCCATATGCGATAGCCCCAAAAGAGCAGACAAATGTGGCATCTTTTTTGTGGTTAGGAGGTGGTGCTATGGAGCATGAGTATGATAAACAAAGAGCCAAAGAGATAAAAGATAAAGAGTTTTCACAAGACAATCTTTTCCATACTATTTTAGGTCTTTTTGAAGTAGAAACAGAGGTTTATGATAAAAATCTGGATATTTTAAATGACTACAGAAACGATTAATAAACAAATAATTGTTACAGCTATTGTATTTATTGTTACTATTTTAATTTTTGAATTAACAAAACTTGATATTTATATTCAAAGCTATTTTTATAATTTTGAAGATAAACATTGGTTAATACAAAAAGACCAAACTCTAAAATATATCTTTTATGATGGGTTTAAAAAACTATTTATTATTATCTCTATTATCTTTATAGTTTTATCTCTTTTATCTTTTTCTAAAAGATTTAATTTATTAAATAGATATAAAAAAGGTTTAATTATAGTTGCTTTAACTATGCTATTTGTTCCAGCATTAGCTATATTTAAAAACTATACAAATATGCCTTGTCCATATAATGTAGTAACTTTTGGTGGAAAATATCCAGAAATTAAGCTTTTTGAAACATATCCAAAAGATTTTGTACAAGAGACAAAATCAAGATGTTATCCTGCTGGCCATGCAACTATGGGATTTTCTTTGATGGCTCTTTATTTTTTATTTAAAACAAGAAGGGCTAAAAATATTGCTTTATTATTTGGAGTAATAGCTGGAGTATTAACTGGTGGTTATAAGATGTTAGTAGGACATCACTTTTTAAGTCACACACTAGCTACAATGATTTTGGCTTGGTTAGTAATTTTATTGGTAGTTAAATTTGTTTATAAAATAAAAATGCTAGAAGAGTAATCTTCTAGCAAAAAACTATTTATAAGCTTTGTTTTTATACATATCGTCTAGTACATAAATAAGAGCTAAAGCCTCTTTTTCTAGTAGTTCATCTTTTTCAGTATTTACAAGTTTTTTATCTTTATATAGAAAAGTCTTAGTCGGAAGATTTGGTACTAAGATAGCTACTTTATCACCTTTTCTATAGGCATAAATTTCATCAAATAACATAAGATTTATCTCTTTTTTATTGTCCTTAAATATAGAGTTTCCCAAAATAGGATATGATAAATCAATACCTATTAAATCTAAAGCAGTTGCTAAAATATCAGCTTGTGATGTTAGATTATTGTATATAAGAGGAGTTATATCAGAACTAATTATCACAGCTGGAATTTGGAACATATCAATTGGAACTATTTGATCTCCATAAACTCTAACATTATGATCAGAAACTACTACAAAAACTGTGTTTTTATAATACTCTTCTTGTTTTGCAAGTTCAAAAAATTTTCCAATTGCAAAATCTGCATATTTTATTGCATTTTGTACACTCTCTTTTGGTATATTTTTCTCAAATTCTATTTTTCCATCTGGAAGTTCAAATGGAATGTGATTTGAAGAGCTAAACATAACACTTACAAAATTTTCACCATTTGTTGAATACTCTTTAAATTTTTCATTTGCTTTTATTACTAAATCTTCATCACTAACTCCCCAAGTACTCCTAAAAATTGGGTTTTTATAGTCTTCTTCTTCAATAACTTCATCAAAACCGTTTCCTAAATACCAAGCTTTCATATTGTCAAACCTAGCCTCTCCACCATAAATGAAGCTTGATTTATAACCATATGGTTTTAAAAGAGTTGCAACTGTAAAATAATCTTTTTGAGATTTATTTCTTTTTAAAACTTCGTTCCCCGCAATTGGCAAAGTTCCACTAGAAAGTGCTGCTAGACCTCTTACACTTCTTGTTCCATTTGAAAAAAGCTTTGTAAATGAGATATTTTCATATGCCAATTTATCCAGATTTGGAGTGAGATTTTGATCTCCAGCAAATCCTGTAAATTGAGCACCCATACTCTCTTGTATAAATATTACAAGATTTTTTTGTTTTTTAGTTTCTAGCTTAGTTTTTACTTCTCTATAAAAAGGCCTAGATCTATTTTGAAACTCAATTCCAAGTGCTTTTGAAGCATAACTGTATGCTTCATCAATATTCATTTTACCATATTTTAAAATATCACTTTCACTTCCTTTGTTTGAATAGTATGCATAGCCCAAGGAGTGTAAAGAGTTCTTTGTAATCTCATTTATAACTCTATTTGAGCTATACAAGGCATCTGAAATATTTACAGGTCTATGACCAAAAGATGAACGAATTCCTAAAAATAGAATCAATAAAATTGGTAAAAGCAATAAAACTCTTGATAAATAACTTTGTTCAAAAACATTTTTAAAATTTATAAAATATGATTTTATAAATATTCTTGCTACTAAAAATATTATTACAAAAACTATAATAAACTGCAGTTTATACTCTTTATAAAGTAAAGAAGCTACCTCCTTTGGATACTCTAAATATTCAATAAATAGGTAGTTTGGTTTTAAATCATACTGTGCAAAAAAAGGAAAACTTGCACACTCTATAAAAATAGTTAAAATCAAAAATCCTAAAATATAGTTTTTTAGTAGTTTTGAAGTAAAGTTAGAAAAATATTTAGGAGCTAAAGCTAAAAACAGAGTTGGAATAACTAAGATAATAGATATTACAATAGTATCCATTCTTAAGCCATAAATAAAAGTTAGAAGTGATTCATTAAGAGATAGCTCATTAAATCTATCATTATATAAAAAATAAAAAGCTACTCTTGATATAAGAAAAATAATAAGAAATAGTATGTAAACTTTTGAAAGTTCCAGAATTAGACGCATTTATGTCCTTTAAAATAGTATATAAAGACCAAATATTTTTTATATTTGGTCTTTTTATTAAGATAGGAACTCTATATTAATATTTTTTGGTTACAAGTTGATTACAAAGTAGTTTTAGCTAAGTTCATTATCAATTATTTGACAAATCGTATGTGCAAATAGGATATGCATCTCTTGAATTCTTGGAGTATCATTTGAAGGTACAACTAAATTTACATTGCAAAGTTGATTCATCTCTCCGCCATCACGACCAGTTAAACCTAAAGTATTACATCCTAACTCTTTAGCAACTTTTAAAGCATTTATAACATTTTTTGAGTTTCCAGAGGTTGAAATACCAATTAATAAATCACCTTTATTTGCTAAAGCTTCAACTTGTCTATCAAAAACTCTATCATAACCATAGTCATTTCCAATAGCTGTCAATGCACTTGTATCTGTTGTAAGAGCAATCCCTGGTAATCCTCTTCTTTCAGTTTTATATCTTCCTGTTAATTCAGCAGCAATATGTTGTGCATCAGCTGCACTTCCACCATTTCCACAAATTAAAATCTTATTTCCAGCTCTTAAAGTTTCTACTGCAAGTTTTGAAGCTTTTAAAAGTGGCTCTTGCATAGTTTGTATAGTCTTTTCTATAGTTTCTTGGTGAGCCAAAAATTCTTTAATTATTGCATTTTGCATTTTCTATCCTTTTTATAGTGTTTGTTGTACTTTTTCCATCTACAAATTGAACAAGTTTTAACTCTTTTGCAATATCTTGTCCAACTACCTCTTTCCCTTCATAATCTCCACCTTTTACAAGTACATCAGGTTTTATAAGTTTTATCAACTCATACGGAGTCTCTTCTTCAAAAATTACTACATAATCAACACTTTCAAGTGATGCTAAAATATAAGCTCTATCATCTTGAGTGTTTATAGGTCTTGTCTCACCCTTTAATTTTTTTACACTACTATCTGCATTTAATCCCAAAATTAAAACATCACCATAACTTTTTGCTTCTTGAAGATATTTTACGTGACCAACATGTAAAATATCAAAGCAACCATTTGTGAAGACTACTGTTTTCCCTTGATTACGGAATTTTGAAGATAGTTTTTCTATCTCATCAAAAGTTTTTATATGTGAAGAAGAGCTTGATTTATGTAAACTTGACTCATATTCATAAATCTCATCTAAAGAAGCTGTTGCACTTCCAATTTTCCCAACCACAACTCCAGCTGCTAAATTTGCAAAATATAGAGCTTTTTTGATATCAAGTCCACAAGATAATGCAAATGTAATAGAGGCAATAACAGTATCGCCAGCACCTGTTACATCAAAAACCTCTCTTGCAACAGTTGGGCTTGTAAATAGATTTTCATCAAATATTGCAATTCCTTGTTCGCTTAAAGTTATAAGTGAAACTCCTAAACTGCACTCCTCTTTTAGTTTTTTTAAAGCTAAAACTAAAGATTTTTCATCTTTTATATCAATATTTGTAGCTTCAATAGCCTCTTTTTTATTTGGAGTTAAAGTATAAGCCCCTTTATATTTAGAAAAATCTTTGCCTTTAGGATCTGCTAAAACTTTTACAGAGTTTTTATTTGCAATTTTTATTATATCTTGAGTTAAACTAGGAGTTAAAACACCTTTTTTATAGTCAGATAAAATGATAGCACTATAGTTTTTTATATTTTTTTCTAAATTAGCTATTATTTTTTGGGAACTTTTTTCATTAATATCTTCAATACTTTCTACATCATATCTTAAAACTTGTTGATTTGAAGCCATAAGGCGGCTCTTTTTTGATGTTTTTCTAGAGTTCTCAACTACAAGATTATCTATTTTTACATCAATTTTTTCTAACAAATTTTTTAACTCATCTGCAACACTATCATCTCCAATTACACTTATTACTTCAACCATACTTCCAAGGCTTACAAGATTGTTTATTACATTTCCAGCTCCACCTAAAGTTGAACTCTCTTTTTTTACATTTACAACTTGAACTGGTGCTTCTGGAGAAATTCTATCACAAGAGCCCCATAAATAGTGATCTATCATTAAATCACCAATTACTAAAATATTAGGTTTTTTATCAATCTTTATCATTTAACTTCTTCTTTAAATAATCTTTTAATCTCTGGAATATAGGCTTTTATTCCATCTTCTAATGTATATTTTGGTTTATAATCTAAGAATTTTTTTGTTGTTTCAATATTTGCTTCTGTGAAAAATTGATAAGAACCAATAAAAGGATTGGGAATATACTCTTTTCCATTATTAATTTCTAACTCTTTTTGTAAAATATCTACTATATCTTCAAAGCTTCTTGCACATCCAGTTCCTACATTATAAACCCCAGATTTTTTAGGTTTACAAGCTTTTATATTTGCCTGAATAATGTCTTCAATATAGATAAAATCTCTTAAAATTTTGTCACTTCCTTCAAATAATTTTGGAGTAAGTCCTTTTAAAATCTGATGTCCAAATTGAACAACCATAGAAGCTGTTTTATTTTTGAAAAACTCTTTTGGTCCATAAACATTAAAGTATTTGAGACCTACAATACTTATTGGTAAATCTTTTTTTAAATAAGAATAAGTGATATTATCCATCATCACTTTTGAAAATCCATAAACATTGTTTGGTTTTTCAAATCCAACTTCAAATCTATCGCTATCACCATAAGTTGCAGCAGAACTTGCATAAATCATATTTGCTTTATGTTTTATTGCAATTTTGAGCAAATCTTCATAAGCATTTACATTTGTTTTTATCATAATATCTTGTTCAAGTGCAGTTGTATCAGAAATTGCAGCTTGATGAAAAATATAATCAAATCTATAATTTTCTTCCAAAGATTTTAATAGTTTCTTATCATTTATATCTCCACTTATAACTATTCCATTAAATCCAAGTAGATTTTTAAAATGACCAAAACTTTTTAAATTTCCATTTGAAAAAGTTTCACCATTTCTAAACATATCTATTACTACAACTCTTGCTTCTGGATACTCTTTTTGAAAATAAAAAGCCAAGTTTGAGCCTATAAATCCAGCTCCACCAGTTATTAAAATTGTTTTTTTATTAAAATTTATATTGTTATATTTCAAGTCTTATCCTTTTATATATTTTAAACTATCTTTCAAGTTTTTTGCTACAAAAAACTCACTATTTGTCTCTTTATCTTTGTTTATCAAAACTTTATTCCTAATTTTACCATTTTTTGCACACTCTATATCACTCTCTTTATCCCCAATAAGCCAAGAGTTTGCTAAATCTATAGAAAAATCGTTTAAAGATTGTAAAATCATTCCATTTTTAGGTTTTCTGCATGTGCAGTTTTCCTCAGGATTATGTGGGCAAAAATATATTTTTAAAATATCTATACCCTCCTTTTTAAACTCATCTAGCATATATTTACTCAAAGTTTTAAACTCTTCAACTGTATAGTATCCTCTTCCAATTCCAGATTGATTTGTAACAATAATTATCTCAAATCCTAATTTTAAAAACTCTCTACAAGCTTCAAAAACACTATTTATAAACTTAAAATTCTCTATTTGATAGACATATCCAAAATCTTCATTTATAACTCCATCTCTATCAAGGTAGATTATCTTTTTTTGCATTTTAATCCTTTGAAAATCTAGCTTAAATAATATCATAAAGCTCTTTTAACTATAATTACAATTTTAAAATAGGAAAATTAAATTATGAAGCAAATAACAATAGATTACAAAACAAGTAATATTTTGATAAATAGGTTAAAAACTAAAGAAGATATAAAAGTTTTAAAAAAATCATCTTTTTTCGCAAATATTTTTTCTAAAAAAAGATATCCAGATATATATTTTCATAGTGGAGATTTAGATGAAAATTCGATAGATTTTATAAAAAATTCTAAATTTATAGTTACAAACTCATTTGCAAATCTAAATTTAATTTTAGCAAAAACAAAAATAAGCCATGAAAAAATAAAGGTAATCTACCCTAGTGTTGATATGAATTATCAAAAACCAAAAGAGCTAAAAGAGAGATATAAAGATAGATTCTCTCTTACTCCAAATACAAAAATTATATTTTTTACAGCAAAAAACTTTAAGACAAGTGGTGTAAAAGAGTTATTACAAATAGTTTCAAATATAACTTATGTTGATTTTAAAGTAATTATTGCTGGAAGTAAACAGCAGTTGGCTGCTTTGGAGTTTACACTACCTAAGTATTCAAAGTTGGAAACAAAACTTATACTTTTAGATGAAAAGTTAGAAAACTTAGATGAACTATACCTAATAAGTGATATTTTCCTACTTCCTAGTTATAACAAAAATATTGCAAGCAGTGTT
This window contains:
- a CDS encoding YrbL family protein; its protein translation is MNEKIVLTEEFLVARGGERDCYIHPLDSTKVIKVLYINNKTNRNQNTLEYKYFKFLEKQNVPLSHITKCYGYIDTDLGEGLIFDRVYDYDGKTSMTFLDIIIKNRLTKDVRDKMVEELKEYLFKYNILFVDIALYNVLCCEYEKDRYKLVIIDGLGGRRVGIKFFLYLNSKIFTKYKIRKSWKRFLVGYNKKR
- a CDS encoding YrbL family protein; amino-acid sequence: MNEKVILSNDDIFDKGGLRKVFVHPEDSSKIIKVSSFDDNGQNELEASYYNHLRTQKISYKHISKYFGEIETNLGHGVVFEKTTNYDNTKCLDLEQFIKQKIVSRSYLDELITELRDNILSNNILFYDVGLSNILSQEYEKNRYKLVIIDGLGGRYKENLNFHLRLKYKFLSIRKIKEQWDKFEKVFKNEADIVYDNIFLWDKYSDQPNIIKNREFKKRVRKLHLNDFIKMIFTTIYVLPFSILFMKFFKGKIEVSNKDFIGLGVNLDKDDGKSTQQDLIEELGVKNLIIRVPLGDIENIEMYVDFAKSFNQKSKKNILINIIQNRENLQNHALLRKNLENIFENFKDISDEYQVGTTINRLKWEIFSIKEDYIPMFEIAQSLKEQKYSNIKLLGPSVIDFEYYYNARAMFNLKKIKYDITSALLYVDRRGSPKNRQYGFFDLRNKIDLLYSLVRLSPKTLSDKIYITETNYPISNTAPYAPTSEKECVSLENYTKYMLEYFEIAKKSKKIRRVYWHQLIATGYGLVDNRDGKIVKYPQYYAFKEMLENK
- a CDS encoding glycosyltransferase family 9 protein — encoded protein: MKIFIEIPSWLGDAIMATPAIQNIIKTYPQAKIILLGSFVSTKAFENYPNIEKIVVDETKKSGNRYKNLINLAKSLGKFDIALSFRRSFSSKFMMFFIKAKRKFNYKRFTKKEIHLAIRYNDFVNKVLGLNNEVGDLKLYFTPFKYTKPTLGINPGATYGSAKRWYPEEFAKVSVSLSNRYDIVIFGGPTEIDIAKDIENELLKQGVRNYQNLAGKTTIPELIEKIAGLDLFITNDSGPMHIAAAYRVKTVAIFGPTKFTETNQWHNDENGLIVTKNLDCSPCMKRVCPLKHHNCMKLITSDDVLKTLERL
- a CDS encoding phosphoethanolamine transferase, producing MKVLSTNKLIVFSSIFFTLFYNFKFFKDMFVAYGFGGLNSLYFLSTAILLISLMTLIFLIFSSKYIIKPFLITLFVISSFTAYFMDSYSVVIDSEMIRNSLQTNLKESADLFSFKLILYVIFLAILPTYFIYKTKIEYKSFKVELLSRLKIALLASVLVLVIAFSFSKFYTSFLREHKPLRYNVNPIYWIYSIGNYINKTFDTAPIELKEIGLDSKVVEPLQEPKELIILVVGETARADRFSLNGYAKETNPLLKQEDILSFSNMSSCGTSTAHSVPCMFSIYPKEQYSYKKGVSTKNVLDVLKNTQDIAILWRDNNSDSKGVALRIDYEDYQTSKTNTICDEECRDEGMLVGLDDYIEKNKNRDILIVLHQMGNHGPAYYKRYPKEFEKFTPVCKTNQLENCTKEEISNAYDNAILYTDYFLSKSINLLKKYEESHETALLYMSDHGESLGENGIYLHGMPYAIAPKEQTNVASFLWLGGGAMEHEYDKQRAKEIKDKEFSQDNLFHTILGLFEVETEVYDKNLDILNDYRND
- a CDS encoding phosphatase PAP2 family protein, whose protein sequence is MTTETINKQIIVTAIVFIVTILIFELTKLDIYIQSYFYNFEDKHWLIQKDQTLKYIFYDGFKKLFIIISIIFIVLSLLSFSKRFNLLNRYKKGLIIVALTMLFVPALAIFKNYTNMPCPYNVVTFGGKYPEIKLFETYPKDFVQETKSRCYPAGHATMGFSLMALYFLFKTRRAKNIALLFGVIAGVLTGGYKMLVGHHFLSHTLATMILAWLVILLVVKFVYKIKMLEE
- a CDS encoding LTA synthase family protein produces the protein MRLILELSKVYILFLIIFLISRVAFYFLYNDRFNELSLNESLLTFIYGLRMDTIVISIILVIPTLFLALAPKYFSNFTSKLLKNYILGFLILTIFIECASFPFFAQYDLKPNYLFIEYLEYPKEVASLLYKEYKLQFIIVFVIIFLVARIFIKSYFINFKNVFEQSYLSRVLLLLPILLILFLGIRSSFGHRPVNISDALYSSNRVINEITKNSLHSLGYAYYSNKGSESDILKYGKMNIDEAYSYASKALGIEFQNRSRPFYREVKTKLETKKQKNLVIFIQESMGAQFTGFAGDQNLTPNLDKLAYENISFTKLFSNGTRSVRGLAALSSGTLPIAGNEVLKRNKSQKDYFTVATLLKPYGYKSSFIYGGEARFDNMKAWYLGNGFDEVIEEEDYKNPIFRSTWGVSDEDLVIKANEKFKEYSTNGENFVSVMFSSSNHIPFELPDGKIEFEKNIPKESVQNAIKYADFAIGKFFELAKQEEYYKNTVFVVVSDHNVRVYGDQIVPIDMFQIPAVIISSDITPLIYNNLTSQADILATALDLIGIDLSYPILGNSIFKDNKKEINLMLFDEIYAYRKGDKVAILVPNLPTKTFLYKDKKLVNTEKDELLEKEALALIYVLDDMYKNKAYK
- the gmhA gene encoding D-sedoheptulose 7-phosphate isomerase, whose amino-acid sequence is MQNAIIKEFLAHQETIEKTIQTMQEPLLKASKLAVETLRAGNKILICGNGGSAADAQHIAAELTGRYKTERRGLPGIALTTDTSALTAIGNDYGYDRVFDRQVEALANKGDLLIGISTSGNSKNVINALKVAKELGCNTLGLTGRDGGEMNQLCNVNLVVPSNDTPRIQEMHILFAHTICQIIDNELS
- the rfaE1 gene encoding D-glycero-beta-D-manno-heptose-7-phosphate kinase, producing MIKIDKKPNILVIGDLMIDHYLWGSCDRISPEAPVQVVNVKKESSTLGGAGNVINNLVSLGSMVEVISVIGDDSVADELKNLLEKIDVKIDNLVVENSRKTSKKSRLMASNQQVLRYDVESIEDINEKSSQKIIANLEKNIKNYSAIILSDYKKGVLTPSLTQDIIKIANKNSVKVLADPKGKDFSKYKGAYTLTPNKKEAIEATNIDIKDEKSLVLALKKLKEECSLGVSLITLSEQGIAIFDENLFTSPTVAREVFDVTGAGDTVIASITFALSCGLDIKKALYFANLAAGVVVGKIGSATASLDEIYEYESSLHKSSSSSHIKTFDEIEKLSSKFRNQGKTVVFTNGCFDILHVGHVKYLQEAKSYGDVLILGLNADSSVKKLKGETRPINTQDDRAYILASLESVDYVVIFEEETPYELIKLIKPDVLVKGGDYEGKEVVGQDIAKELKLVQFVDGKSTTNTIKRIENAKCNN
- the rfaD gene encoding ADP-glyceromanno-heptose 6-epimerase, with translation MKYNNINFNKKTILITGGAGFIGSNLAFYFQKEYPEARVVVIDMFRNGETFSNGNLKSFGHFKNLLGFNGIVISGDINDKKLLKSLEENYRFDYIFHQAAISDTTALEQDIMIKTNVNAYEDLLKIAIKHKANMIYASSAATYGDSDRFEVGFEKPNNVYGFSKVMMDNITYSYLKKDLPISIVGLKYFNVYGPKEFFKNKTASMVVQFGHQILKGLTPKLFEGSDKILRDFIYIEDIIQANIKACKPKKSGVYNVGTGCARSFEDIVDILQKELEINNGKEYIPNPFIGSYQFFTEANIETTKKFLDYKPKYTLEDGIKAYIPEIKRLFKEEVK